The sequence GGCGTTGGGGTGTTCGCTGAGGTGGTCAATAAGTGCCTGTCCATCGCAAAAACTGGTCAACGCCCACGCGGGAAAATGCTTGGTGAAAGTCAGCTGAGCCAGATAGATATCGTCGTCATCATCGTCCACCAAAAAAATTGTCGACTGTGTCATTGAAGTGTGAAGCCGGTTCCTAAAAGAGGTAAGTTTTCGCAGCTAGTTTACTAAATGCCACCCCATTAAGTAGTTTACGAGGCGGTACAATGATCAAATATACGTCTATAAGCCCTAGAAACCTGTAACAACATGTTTGTTGGACTAGCCGATTGGGTTCAGACGCTTAAACTTTTTGAGTGTTAAACTCATCTAAGCTGAAAGCCGTTAACCAATTTAGCACCTGTTAAACGACAACCGTTATACGTTAGGTTCTGCATGGCGAACAGTTTCGTGTATGCTGTTTGCTGATCGGCCAACGAACCAATTCAACAATACCCAAATCAGAATGAAGAAACTACTGAGTGCCGGTCTTTTACTGCTTCTTTCGTTTTCATCGCTCATGGCTCAGAAAGATAAACGGGCCGAAGCTATTCTAGATGCTATGAGTGCCCGGTACAAAGCCCTGAATAGTTACCAGGCTACGTTTAGTTACGCGGCAGGTAGCGAAGCCTATAAAGGAGACATTTCGGTGAAAGGGCGCATGTTCCGGCTTAAGACGGCGGGGCAGGAAGTGTTTACCGACGGCAAAGTCATGTCGACCTACGTGAAAGAAGCCAACGAAGTCAATGTGCAGGACTACGACGCCAGCGCATCCGGTGATTTCAACCCGACCAAGATTTATTCGATGTACAAAAAAGGGTTCAACTACACATACCTGCGCGAGCAGAAAGTGGGGGGCCGCACCGTGGATGTGGTCGAACTGAAACCCGAGAAAAAGAACACGCAGATCACCTCCGTGCAGATCAGTGTCGACCGCGCCGACAAATCGGTGCGCAGTTGGCTGCTTACCGACAAGAGCGGCAAGAAAACGAGCTATACCATCAGCAAGTTTGTGCCAAACCCCAACTTGCCCGATAGCTACTTTGTGTTCGACAAAAGCAAATATCCGGGTGTAGAAGTGGTGGATTTGCGGTAGTCGCTTCCTCAAAATTTACGGCCGTTGCCGCGCAGGGCACCGTGTTGGATGATACGCCAGTTTGTCTGGTGATCAGTCAATACGGTGCCCTGTTTGCGTTTCGCACAACCGACGATGCCGCGCGTGCCAAATCGCGCTAACTTACCCACCACTTTTGTTCCCTTGCCTATGCCCCCCCTTCAGACCGAATTCCCGGCGGGTCGTTTGCTGTCCGTCGATGCCTATCGGGGCTTTGTCATGCTCCTGATGATGGGCGAAGTGTTGCATTTCGACCACCTGCACGAGGCCTTCCCCGGCAGCGGCTTCTGGGCCTTGCTGGCTTATCACCAAAGCCACGTCGACTGGTCGGGTTGTTCGCTGCACGATCTTATTCAGCCTTCGTTTTCGTTTCTGGTGGGTGTGGCGCTGCCCTACTCCATCGCCAGCCGGCAGCTGAAAGGGCAGTCGGCAGGAGTTCAGTTTGGCCATGCACTCCGGCGGTCGCTCATCCTGATCCTGTTGGGCATTTTCCTGCGCTCTACCCACGCCTCGCAGACGTATTTTACGTTCGAAGACACCCTTACGCAGATTGGGCTGGGTTATCCCGTTCTGTTTCTGCTGGGGTACGTTCGGCCACGGTGGCAGTGGGTCGCGCTGGGCGTGATTTTAGTTGGCTATTGGCTGCTGTTTGTTGGCTACCCGGCGCCCGGTCCGGCTTTTGCGTACCCCGCCGTGAGCGTACCCGCCGACTGGCCTCATCACTATACTGGGTTGATGGCCCATTTCAACAAAAACAGCAACGTAGCCTGGGCCTTCGACACCTGGTTTCTGAACTTGTTTCCGCGCGAAAAGCCGTTTCTGTTCAACGGCGGCGGCTACGCAACCCTGAGCTTCATCCCGACGCTGGGCACCATGCTGCTCGGTCTGATAGCCGGTCAGTGGCTACGGCTGAACCTCTCCCCGACCGATTTACTCCGCCGACTCGTACTGGCGGGATTCGTCGGGCTGGCGGCAGGTACGTTGTTCGAGCTACTGGGTATCTGCCCCGTCGTCAAACGCATCTGGACTCCGGCCTGGGTGCTGTTCAGCGGGGGGTGGTGCTTTTGGCTACTGGCATTTTTCTACGGCGTCGTCGATGTGGGGCAAAAGCAGCGCTGGGCCTTTCCACTCGTGGTCATTGGCATGAACTCGATTGCCATTTATTGCCTCGTGCACCTGATCGAAGGTTTTATCATCAACTCCTTCTACACTCATCTGGGGCACCGCCCTTTTCAGGTAGTCGGCGCGGCCTACGAACCCCTGCTGGTTGGCCTTACGACCCTGCTGGTTTACTGGCTGTTGCTGCTGTGGATGTACCGTCGGAAGCTATTTATTCGCATCTGACGATACCATTGGGCATCAGCCGGTTAGATAATACCAAGGCATCGACCAACGTACCTGCGCGGCCCCGCAGTTGCTGCTGCGTTCGGTAGAATGCCTCTCTGGCTGGCTTATCGCTTCACACACATCCGCCTTATGCGCCAATTAGCCCTGCTTCTCACCTGCGTTCTGGTCACCGGTTTTTGTTTCGGACAAGCCCGGCCCAAAGCCGACCAATGGATTGAACTCTTCAACGGAAAAGACCTTACCGACTGGGCTGTCAAGATTACGGGCCACCCGCTCAACGATAATTACGGCAACACCTTCCGGGTTCAGGACGGAAAAATGACGGTAAACTACGACCAGTACAAAGCGTTCGACGAGCAGTATGGCCATATCTTCTACAAGAAACGCCCGTTTTCGGCGTACCTGCTGGTGGTCGAATACCGGTTTGTGGGTAATCAGGTAGCGGGCGGGCCGGGCTGGGCCACGCGCAACAGCGGAGCCATGCTGCACGGGCAGGCCCCCGAAACGATGGGCCTTCAGCAGGACTTTCCGATGTCGCTGGAAATGCAGCTGCTGGGCGGCGACGGGCAACGCGAACGGCACACGGCCAACCTCTGCACGCCCGGCACCAACGTGGTGTATCAGGGCAAGCTTTTTACCCCGCACTGCGTCGATTCTCGCTCTAAAACCTACCACAGCGATCAGTGGGTGCATGCCGAAGCACTGGTGCTTGCCGACTCGCTGGTGCACCATATCGTGGAAGGCGATACCGTGCTGACCTACAGTAAACCGCAGCTTGGCGGCGGCAACGTACAAGGGCACGATCCTGCGCTGAAGAAAGACGGGCAGCCACTCCGTGAAGGTTACATTTCGCTGCAAAGCGAGAGCCACCCCGTCGAATTCCGACGTGTTGCCGTGTTTGATCTGGCTCCGTACATGAACAAACCAGCCGAACTCGCGGCTGTACTGCGGCGGCTACGTACCCGGAAATAGGGCCTACAGGTTGTCGTCCGGCGCGGGCAACAGCGCCGCCAGCTTTTTGGGCGCTACGTGCCGGTAAGCGGCTCGCAGCGCATCCAGCAAAGTCTCTTCGGCTACGTGTTGCAGGTTGATGAGGGTCCACCCCTGTTTGCCCCATTTATTGGGTACGGGGTAGATAACGGTCCGATCGAAGGTGCAGAACAGGTCCTGATCCATGTCCGACAGCTTGACACAGATCCGGTTCTCGTTGCGGTTTAGCGTCGCCATCACTTTCCCGCCCACCCGAAACGACAGCTTATCGAAATGGGGCTTTTCAGTAACCTCGGGAAGTGAGCAGGCCAATTGATGACATGTTTCCAGTTCGACCATACAGCAAATTACGTGTTTCTGATGGACCAAGCTAGCCAGCAGCCGTAACGTACCCACCGGATAACGGATAAACGGTTGCACCAAAACAATACGCGTGTACCTTGTTGTAAACCAACAAATCGACGGACATTAGTCAATGGACACGCAATCAATTCCAACGTTATATGACTGGGCGGGCGGCAACGAAAAGCTGGAACAGCTGACCACACTTTTCTACAGCAAGGTGCATCAGGATGCGTTGCTGGAGCCGGTTTTTCGGCATATGTCGCCCGAACACGCCCAGCACGTCGCCCATTTTATCGGTGAGGTTTTTGGCGGGCCAACGCGCTATACCCATAACGACCACGGTAGCCACGCCAGCATGGTCGCCCATCATATTGGCAAGCACCTCACCGAAGGCATGCGCAAGCGCTGGATGCATCTCCTGCTCGAGAGCGCCGATGAACTGGGCTTACCCAGCGACCCCGAGTTTCGGTCGGCGCTGGTTGGTTACCTGGAGTGGGGCAGCCGGATTGCCGTGCTCAACTCGACAGCTACCGAAAACCCCATCCAGCCAAACGAACCAATGCCTCGCTGGGGATGGGGCGTTCCGGGCGGGCCATATCAACCCTAGCCGTGTGCCGCTTGCTTACTGCCGACGCTGTGCCAGCAGCGCCTGCGGGCTAACCCAGGCAATGCCCGCGTACCGGTCGTTGTCGAGCGACTCGTGCTGCACACTGAACATGCTTTGCATATACTGACTTTGTTGCCAGCGCGGAAACACTTCCTGCTCGCCTTCGGGGTGGGCAGCCCGCTCCCGTTTGTTATAAGCCGCCAGTTCATCCAGCGAGCCCATACGCACCAGGTCAAATGCTTCGCCCATCGCCGCTTTCGTGATAGCCGCCAGTTCGTTGGGGCTGACCTGAAAATCAGCAATGCGCAGTATACGGGGCGTCGACTCGTCGAGGGCGGCGGCAGCGGTATAGGCGGCGGTGCTGTCCATCGTTGTGAAGTCGATGCGCCAGTCGGGGTTTTCCCAGTAGCCAATCTGCTTTTTCTTGACATCGAGCAGCGGCATGCCATAAAGCAGCAGGTCGGCAAACGCGCCGTTCAGAATCGAGGTGGTGGCAATGGCCTTCGTGTCGACTTGCCGCATGAAGTCGCGCCGAAGGTCGAAGTTGCGGTTTTCGCCATCAGGCTGTTTGGTAAAATCGCTCGAAAAATCGGAAGCGATAAACCGAGGTACACCCGCCGCCACCGCCGCATCGACCAGCCGCAACTGCGTATCCACGATCACGTCGTGCAGCCCCTGTAGCGACGATACCACGCAATCGACGCCTTCGCAGGCCTTCGTTAACTGCGCCAGATCCGATGGGTCAGCTTCGGCGATCTGCACGCCCTGCTGTTTCAGTTCCTCTACTTTTTGGGGGTCAGAACTCGGCCGGACCAGCGCCCGCACGTCGGCACCCCGTTTGCGCAGTTCCCGAACGATTCGTCCGCCCAGATTACCGGTTGCCCCGGCCAATAAAATTGTCGTTGCCATATGATTGGTTCGCATTCGTTGCTGTGTATTGAGTTACTACGTGTGGCGACGAATTGGCCACAAAGGTCGCGGGGGTTGGCCAGCGGCGGCTGCACATTCCTGCTGACTTCTTGCGAATTCCTGCTAATTGCCCTTACGCCCTGCCACGCTGGAAGGCCCGTGGCGTTACGCCCATAACCCGCTTGAACGCCGCCGAGAAATGAGCGGGCGTGGCAAAACCCAGCGCGTCGCTGATATCGGCCATGGTTGCCTCATCGGCCCGCAACCGCTGACAGGCCAGCCTGATTTTCCAGCCAATTACGTACTGGTACGGCGACATACCCGTTGTCTGCTTAAAGAGCCGGGCAAAATGGAAAGCGCTGAGGTTAGCCAGGCTGGCCATAATTTCCACCGTGATCAGGGCGTCGGCATGGGCTTCCAGGTACGTGTCGATCCGGCTCAGCACCGATGGCGCCAGCCGGGGTACGTGCGCAGGGCGCCGCTCGTAGCTGGCGTAGTGTTCGATCAGGTGGTAGCAGAGCGTATTGGTCATCGATTCGATGTACAGCAGGCTCAGCGCGTGTTGGGTGCCCACCGCCTGCAACAACTGCCGCCCTAGCTGGCCCAGCAACGCATCGTCGAACTGAAACCGGAACGGCAGCTTCAGATACGCCAGATCAAGGCTTTGCCGGGCCATCGTTTCCAGATGCTCATTGTCGATGAATAGATGAATTGTGTCGGCGGGTTTGTTCCAGGAAACCGCGCCGTATTCCCCACCCGGATACAGCCCCAACGTACCTGGCCGAAACAATTCCTGATGAAACTGACTGCCCTGCTGTTGCCGCACCAGCATCGGAGACTCACTCTGGTAAAGCAGCAACAGATGCTGTTCGTGAACATGCGCGGGCAGTTCCATCGCCGCCGACAGATGATGCTCCAGCCTGACGCCCCGCCAGGCCAGGCTTTCGCTGGTTGCCAACGCGGGGCGGGGATACAGTTCGGACACGTATTTCATTGAGCTAAGACGGCGACGCGAAAGGCAGTCATTGTATCAACCGATTTCACCGGTATTGGTTACTGGATTGGCAGACCGGGCAAGGCTGTAAAACGCAGCCACGCGCTGGTTGCTGGCCCTGCGGCGCAGAAAACCGAGGCGATTCGTTAGTAACGTCCAAACAAAATCGCCAATCAGGGCTTGTCAGGTAGGTACTTGATTTAAGCACTCATAAACATGAAACATTGGTTAATCACCGGTGCCTCGCGGGGCTTCGGTAAAATCTGGGCGGAAGCGGCCCTCAAACGCGGTGATAAAGTAGCGGCTACAGCCCGCAACACCGACGATATCGCTGACCTGGTAAGCACTTACGGCGACGCCGTTCTGCCTATTCAGCTGGACGTTACCGACCGGCAGGCCAACATCGACGCGGTACAGCAGGCGCATCAGGCCTTTGGCCAACTCGACATCCTGGTCAGCAACGCGGGCTATGGCCATTTTGGCGCGATCGAAGAAATCACCGAAGCCGAGGCCCGGCAGCAGCTTGACACCAACCTGTTTGGCTCGCTCTGGCTTATTCAGGCGGCCCTGCCCATCATGCGCGAGCAAGGCAGCGGGCACATCATCCAGGTATCGAGCGTAGGCGGGGTGGCGGCGTTTGCCTCACTCGGTATGTACCACGCGTCGAAATGGGGCATCGAAGCCATCTGCGAATCGCTGTCGCAGGAAGTGGCCGACTTTGGCATCCACGTAACGCTGATCGAGCCGGGCGGTTTCGACACCGACTGGCGGGGCGATTCGGCCAAACGCAGCCAGCCCATTGCCGCTTACGACCCCATTCGGGAGAAGCGGGCGCAGATGATGAAGAACACCACTCAGGGTAACCCCGAGGCTACTGCGGCGGCCCTGATGAAAGTTGTCGATGCCGAAAAGCCTCCCCTTCGGATTTTCTTCGGGTCGATGCCCCTCAAAATCGTGGAGCCAACGTACCAGAAACGCCTGGACACCTGGCGGGAATGGAACGCCGTTTCGGAAGAAGCGCAGGGATAATCCACAAAAAGCCGCAGGAAGTCATTTTCCTGCGGCTTTTTGTTGTTTCGGAACAGCCCATCAGGCGGGCGGATTCATCCGGTCGAAGGCCGCGCGCAGACCATCGGGGGTAGCGTTGGCCATTGCCTCGCTAAAGCCGTAGGTCAACTCGGTTTTGCCTTGTGTCAACTGCTCGAATACGGCGTCGATAAACCCACTTACGGGCGGCGCCTGATCGTGCAGGCCTTTCCCACCCAGATCGGTATTCAGTGCGGGCGGGATCAGTTCGATCACGTCGATGCCTTTGGGCGCCAGTAGGTACCGCAATGACAGGGTAAACGAGTGAAAAAACGCCTTCGTTGCCGAATAAACCGGCACCTTCGTCAGCGGCACAAAAGCCAGCCCTGACGTCACGTTCATCACGGTCTTCAGGGCTGGCAGGTTGGCAAACAGCGCCGTCAGGTGTAGCGGCGCTTCGATATTCACCGCGATTTCGTCTTTCGCCCGCTCATAAAACGCGTCGTCGGTAACCGACATCCACTGCTGGATCCCCGCGTTGTTCACCAGCACGTTCAGGTCGGCATGTTCGGCACGTACCCAGTCGTAGAGCGCCTGCCGGTCGTCGGCCCGCGCCAGATCACACACCCGCGTGATCACCGACGGAAACCGGGCCGCGACGTCGGCCAGCGCGGCTTCGCGGCGACCACAGATAATGACCGCGTTGTTTTCCTGAATGAACCGTTCGGTCAGGCCCAGGCCGATGCCCGACGCGCCGCCCGTAATCAGGATTTTGTTATTCGACAGATTCATGCGCTTGCGTTGTTCGACACGTTTGTGTCTTTTTTCCGATAAGCAAATAACCGCCCCCAATGGCCGATCGCAAACGCTTCATTAAAACTTCACACACAACATTGCGGCCAACCCGCTATCTTCATTAGTCAGTCACCTCTATGGGTATGTCTTCCCGATCGTTTCACCACCTGTTTCAGTTCGTTTGCTGGCTGGCTGTCACTTGGGCTGGTTGCGGCTCTGTTTGGGGGCAATCAGGGCGTTCCCGCCAACCCGACTCGACGTTCAGGCAACTAAAAGCAGCTCTGAACCGGGCCGTCGAGCAGCAGGATCTGCCCGCTGAAAACACCCTTCGGCAGCAAATCGGCCTCCTTTTTTACCATCAGGGCAATTATACCCAGGCGATTGATTACCTGCTTCAGGCCCAAAAGGGCTACCGGGCCGTGGGCGCCGGTGATGACCTAGCCAACAACCTGAACGAGCTGGGAACGGTCTACTATTACAATCGGCAGAGCGCCCTTGCCCGAAAGCAGTTTGACGAGGCACTGACCATTTACCGCCGCACGGGCAACCGGTCGGGCATTGCCCGGACGTATGGCCACATCGGCCACCTGTTCGAGAAAGAGCAGAACCTTGCGCAGGCATTTGCCTATCAGAAACGCGCCCTCGCCCAGTACCAAACTACGCAGGACGAAGCCGGGCTGGGCAAAATCTACGAGAACATCGGGAGCATTTTTGAGGATCAGGCCCGCTACGACTCCGCGCGGTACTATTACCAACACGCCCTATTGTTGAGCCAGAAAAGTGGCCGCACAGTCGATCAGCTCGAAATCATCAACAACCTCGGCGACCTCTACCGTAAAACAGGCCAATATGACTCGGCACTGACCTACTACCGGCAGGTGGTGGCTACCGCCCAACGGACGCAGGAGACTTACCAGCTCAACGGCGCCTACCGCGATTTGGGCAAAACCTATCAGCTCCTAAACCGCCACGACAGCGCCTACGCTTATTTTGAGCGGAGCCACGACCTCACCGACGAGTTGTATGCGGTGGGCAACAACCAGCAGATTGCCCTGTTGCAGACCCTCTTCGACGTTGAGCAGAAAGACAACGAGATTGCCCGGCTCAGCACCGAAAAGCGAATCAACACGATTTTGTCGCTAACCGCCGGGCTGGTCTTGCTCCTGTTGGGTGGCCTGGCGGCGGTCATTATCAGTCGGCAGCGGCTCAAGATTCGGAATGAACGCGCGCTGAACGAACAAAACCGGCAGATCTTCGACACCCAGCGCGCCCTGATGGAGGCCGAAATGACCAACCAACAGCTGGCCGAAGAGAACCTTCGCTACCAACTCGCCCTGCAAGGCAAAGAGCTGTCTTCACATACCCTCCACCTGATCCAGAAAAATCAGGTGCTTGAAGAACTCAAAAACGACCTGACGACCCTCCTCAACGACGACAAGCGAGACCAGCGGAAACAACTGAAACAACTGGTCCAGAAGATTGGGCAGAGTTTCAGCACCGACAAGAACTGGGACGACTTCCGGGCGACGTTCGATCAGGTTCACCCTCATTTCTTCACCGAACTGACCCGCCAGTTTCCCGAGTTGACGCCAACCGACCTTCGCCTCATTGCCCTGCTCAAGATGAACCTACCCTCGGGCGAGATGGCTACCATGCTGGGCATCTCGCCCGACAGCCTGCGTGTAGCCCGGTATCGGCTCCGCAAAAAGTTAGGGCTCGCCGAAGGTGAATCGCTCACCACGTACCTGCTCCGGTATGCGGCCCAGCCCACCGGCTCTCCGGCGGCTTCATCCTGAGGCAACAGTACGATAACAATAAGATAATGGCAGGATATTTACCCCCCAAACCACTGATTGTTAGCATCTTATATTTAAAATAGCAGTAATGTTGCTCTGCTGTTAACGGCGCGGGCGACGTTGTTGCTTTCTTGCTTACGGTTGTTAGTTGCCCCGCTGGCGACGGGCCATACACCTTTGTGGCGTCAATCGCTGGCGACACTGCTGGCAACCGTCATGAGATTATCTTCTTTCGTATGGCTCATTCTTGTACTGCTTCCTCTCGCCGGTTGGTCGGGTAGCATTCAGGGCAAAATACGCGATGCGGCCACGGGTGAGCAGGTCATCGGCGCCAATCTGATTCTGGAAAACACGAAGTACTACGGGGTATCGGGCCTGGATGGCAGCTACACCCTGCGCAACGTACCCGCCGGTACATACCGCCTCCGAATCAGCTACCTCACTTACAAAACCAGTGTCCGAGACCTGACCGTCGGCACCGAAGCGGCAGTCACCCTCGACATTGCCCTGGAATCGGCCGAGCAGACCCTGACGGAAGTGACCGTTATGGCTAAACGCGATGGGAGCAGTGATCGAAGCGCCCGCGACCTCGAACGCAACGCCCTCCAGGTGACCAACATCGTGTCGGGGCGCAGCATCGAACTCTCGCCCGATCTCACCGTCGCCAACGTCATTCAGCGCGTGTCGGGCATTTCCATCGAACGTAATTCCAACGGCGATGGGCAGTATGCCATTCTGCGGGGCATGGACAAACGCTACAACTACACGCTGGTGAACGGCGTGAAAATCCCTAGTCCTGACAACCGATACCGCTACGTTCCGCTCGACATCTTCCCGTCCGAATTGCTCGATCGGCTGGAAGTGTATAAGGCCCTGCTTCCCAGCCAGGAAGGCGACGCCATCGGCGGTGCGATCAACATGGTGATGCGTGACGCCCCCAACCAGCGAACGGTGCAGGCAAACCTGGCCACGGGGTATACTAGCCTCTTCGTCGACCGGCCTTTCACGAGTTTCGATACCCGCGCAATCAGTGCGCAGTCGCCCTATGAGCGCTTTGGCAACCAGTATAGCGCCACCGCCGCCGACTTCAACGCGGCCCCAAGCACCTACACCAACCGCCAGCCGACGCCCAATGTGCTGGGTGGCTTCGCCGTTGGCGATCGCTTCCTGAACCGGCGATTGGGGATTGTGCTGGCGGGCAGTTTTCAGCAGACGTACCGGGGAAGTAGCAGCCTGTTTTTCAACGGCGACGTGGTCGATACGCTACGCGGCGTGGTGCTGAGCCAGCAGGCCGAACGCCAATACTCCGAACGCCAGACGCGTTACGGCCTGCACAGCAAGGTTGATTTCCGGCTGTCGGATCGGCATAAGTTGCAGTGGTATACGGCGTTTATCAGCCTGACCAACGCGCAGATCCGCGACACCAAACAAACGCAGTTGGGTATTGGTGGCTACAGCGCCGAATTGGGCAATGCGTCGCTGTCCTTTGCCACCCGCTCCCGCCTCACCCAACAGCAGATTGCCACGAGCACGCTTCAGGGCACACACACCCTGGCCGAGGCGCTGAGCGTAAGCTGGTCTGGCGTGTATTCGCGGGCCACCAACAACGTACCTGACCAGACCAATATCCCGTTGTTGGGCATCCGAAAGGCGTTCGTCGAAACCCGCACGACGGTCAGCGATGGCTACCGGCGGTGGGAGCACAACACCGATCAGGACCTGGCCGCCTACCTGAACCTGACTTACCGACGGGCCGTAGCGGGCCTTCCAATCGAATGGATGGTGGGTGGGCTGTACCGCGACAAACAACGAACCAATTTCTACAACAACTACCAGCTGCGCCCGACTAATGCGCTGGCCCTGTTTGGCACCGATTTCACCGATTATAACCAGATTCGCTGGACGGTGCAGAACCCGCTCGGTTCGGTCGCATCGGCTTTGAACTACGACGCGACGGAGCAACTTTCGGCTGGGTACGTTCAGTTTCGCACCCTCGACCGTCCGCTGGAAGCCGTGGGCGGGGTGCGTGTCGAGCATACCAGCCAGGGCTACGCCATGAAATTCCCGATCGGTGAAGACTTTCCGACGGGTAGCCAGCTATACACCGATCTGCTGCCCAGCCTGCATCTGCGCTATCGGCTTAGCGACGGCCGCACCAACTGGCGGGCTTCTTACTTCCGGTCGCTGAATCGGCCGGGCTTCTTCGAGATTGTGCCGTATCGCATTGTCAACGAGGAGTATCAGGAACGCGGCAACCCCGGCCTGCAACGAGCCATCGCCGATAACATCGACCTGCGCTATGAGCACTTCCCGCGCCCGCTGGAGCAGTTTATGGTTGGTCTGTTTTACAAGCGCATTCAGAACCCAATCGAGTACACCCTGCAAAAAGACGCCATCCGCGGGCAGGACCTGTACTACGCCCCCGGCAACTTCGGCACGGCCACCAACTACGGGCTGGAACTCGACGCCATCAGGTACGTCCGGCAGTGGGGTCTGAAAGCCAACTATACCTACACGAACTCGAGCATCACCACGCCCAAGTCGAAGCGTATCCGTAATGCGCAGGGCGATCTACAGACCATTTCGGTGAGCCAGACCCGGCCGCTCTACGGGCAGTCGGCACACGTTGCCAACCTGTCACTGCTGTACAAAGACGCCAAACGTGGCTGGGACGCCCAACTGGCCGCCAGCTACACGGGTGAGCGCATCACCACCGTTTCGCAGTTTGTCGACAATGATCTCTGGCAGAAAGCCTTCATCCAGATGGACGCGTCGATCGAGAAGCGGCTAGCCGGAGGATTCATCCTGTTTGCGAAAGCCAACAACCTGCTGAACACACCCCTGGAGGTTTACATCAAAAATGGCAACGCCCAGAACACCGGCGTCCCCGAACAGAACCCGGCGGCCGGCCAAACCCTGATCCGGCGCGATGTCTACGGGCAATCGTACTTGCTGGGCCTCCGCTACAAACGATAACCACTTATCAATCAATAACCATGAAATACGGATTCATCATCTCAGCCTTACTGGCGGCAACGGCGTTCAGCTGCACCACCAAACAAGACAACAGCACTCCTGCGCCCGCACCTGTCGTGCAGGAAAACGTAGGCGGCGACGTATCGGGCGTTTGGACGGCCGGTGGCACGTATAAAATCACCAATCACCTGCAAATTTCGGAGGGTAAATCGCTCACCATTCAGGAAGGGGCCACGGTCCTGTTCAGCGACTCGACCCTAAAGCCGGAGTTTATCGTGAAAGGCAATCTCTACGTGTTGGGCACGGCTACCAACCCGGTAAAATTTACGGTGCCGGATGCCTGGAAGACCGCCAAAAACGAGTTTGGTAACCTGTGGGGCGGGATCATCTGCGGCCCTAAATCGGAGGAACTGCTGATCCAGAACGCCATTCTGGAATATGGCGGGGCCGTAACCACCGAAAGTTCGCCGTCGGTGAAAGCTGGTTTTTACAAAGCAGCCGCTGGCAACCACGTACCTGCCGTCAACTATTCGAACACCAATGGTAAGGTGGTGATCATCAACAGCCGCCTGAACAACCAGAACGAAGACGGCTTCTACCTCGAAGGAGGCAAAGTGATTCTGGCCAACAACCTGATCTACACGCAGGGGATATCGGGTGGCGACGCCATCAACATCAAATCGGGTGTGGTAGCCGACGTGGCGTTCAACACGATTTACAGCCCCAACACCAACGCCCTGAAACTGTCCAACACGGGCGACCGCAGCC comes from Fibrella aestuarina BUZ 2 and encodes:
- a CDS encoding NmrA family NAD(P)-binding protein; translation: MATTILLAGATGNLGGRIVRELRKRGADVRALVRPSSDPQKVEELKQQGVQIAEADPSDLAQLTKACEGVDCVVSSLQGLHDVIVDTQLRLVDAAVAAGVPRFIASDFSSDFTKQPDGENRNFDLRRDFMRQVDTKAIATTSILNGAFADLLLYGMPLLDVKKKQIGYWENPDWRIDFTTMDSTAAYTAAAALDESTPRILRIADFQVSPNELAAITKAAMGEAFDLVRMGSLDELAAYNKRERAAHPEGEQEVFPRWQQSQYMQSMFSVQHESLDNDRYAGIAWVSPQALLAQRRQ
- a CDS encoding 3-keto-disaccharide hydrolase: MRQLALLLTCVLVTGFCFGQARPKADQWIELFNGKDLTDWAVKITGHPLNDNYGNTFRVQDGKMTVNYDQYKAFDEQYGHIFYKKRPFSAYLLVVEYRFVGNQVAGGPGWATRNSGAMLHGQAPETMGLQQDFPMSLEMQLLGGDGQRERHTANLCTPGTNVVYQGKLFTPHCVDSRSKTYHSDQWVHAEALVLADSLVHHIVEGDTVLTYSKPQLGGGNVQGHDPALKKDGQPLREGYISLQSESHPVEFRRVAVFDLAPYMNKPAELAAVLRRLRTRK
- a CDS encoding group II truncated hemoglobin; its protein translation is MDTQSIPTLYDWAGGNEKLEQLTTLFYSKVHQDALLEPVFRHMSPEHAQHVAHFIGEVFGGPTRYTHNDHGSHASMVAHHIGKHLTEGMRKRWMHLLLESADELGLPSDPEFRSALVGYLEWGSRIAVLNSTATENPIQPNEPMPRWGWGVPGGPYQP
- a CDS encoding MmcQ/YjbR family DNA-binding protein, which produces MVELETCHQLACSLPEVTEKPHFDKLSFRVGGKVMATLNRNENRICVKLSDMDQDLFCTFDRTVIYPVPNKWGKQGWTLINLQHVAEETLLDALRAAYRHVAPKKLAALLPAPDDNL
- a CDS encoding helix-turn-helix transcriptional regulator, coding for MKYVSELYPRPALATSESLAWRGVRLEHHLSAAMELPAHVHEQHLLLLYQSESPMLVRQQQGSQFHQELFRPGTLGLYPGGEYGAVSWNKPADTIHLFIDNEHLETMARQSLDLAYLKLPFRFQFDDALLGQLGRQLLQAVGTQHALSLLYIESMTNTLCYHLIEHYASYERRPAHVPRLAPSVLSRIDTYLEAHADALITVEIMASLANLSAFHFARLFKQTTGMSPYQYVIGWKIRLACQRLRADEATMADISDALGFATPAHFSAAFKRVMGVTPRAFQRGRA
- a CDS encoding SDR family oxidoreductase, producing MKHWLITGASRGFGKIWAEAALKRGDKVAATARNTDDIADLVSTYGDAVLPIQLDVTDRQANIDAVQQAHQAFGQLDILVSNAGYGHFGAIEEITEAEARQQLDTNLFGSLWLIQAALPIMREQGSGHIIQVSSVGGVAAFASLGMYHASKWGIEAICESLSQEVADFGIHVTLIEPGGFDTDWRGDSAKRSQPIAAYDPIREKRAQMMKNTTQGNPEATAAALMKVVDAEKPPLRIFFGSMPLKIVEPTYQKRLDTWREWNAVSEEAQG
- a CDS encoding acyltransferase family protein → MPPLQTEFPAGRLLSVDAYRGFVMLLMMGEVLHFDHLHEAFPGSGFWALLAYHQSHVDWSGCSLHDLIQPSFSFLVGVALPYSIASRQLKGQSAGVQFGHALRRSLILILLGIFLRSTHASQTYFTFEDTLTQIGLGYPVLFLLGYVRPRWQWVALGVILVGYWLLFVGYPAPGPAFAYPAVSVPADWPHHYTGLMAHFNKNSNVAWAFDTWFLNLFPREKPFLFNGGGYATLSFIPTLGTMLLGLIAGQWLRLNLSPTDLLRRLVLAGFVGLAAGTLFELLGICPVVKRIWTPAWVLFSGGWCFWLLAFFYGVVDVGQKQRWAFPLVVIGMNSIAIYCLVHLIEGFIINSFYTHLGHRPFQVVGAAYEPLLVGLTTLLVYWLLLLWMYRRKLFIRI
- a CDS encoding LolA family protein, translating into MAQKDKRAEAILDAMSARYKALNSYQATFSYAAGSEAYKGDISVKGRMFRLKTAGQEVFTDGKVMSTYVKEANEVNVQDYDASASGDFNPTKIYSMYKKGFNYTYLREQKVGGRTVDVVELKPEKKNTQITSVQISVDRADKSVRSWLLTDKSGKKTSYTISKFVPNPNLPDSYFVFDKSKYPGVEVVDLR